In the genome of Methanopyrus kandleri AV19, one region contains:
- the modA gene encoding molybdate ABC transporter substrate-binding protein, with amino-acid sequence MRKVPIAIGILAVVVIAAAAGYYYTSSNQLTVFAAASLKKPLTKLAKQYEKEKGVKVALNFGPSGGLTAQILQGQKCDLFFSADWKYVVKLQKAGKTAKTKKFLKDYLVLVVSKTGEKKGIKSVKDITKPGVTVAVADPKAPVGEYTQRALEKLGIWDKIVKNGNLKARPGTVNQVATMVKNDQIDAGFVYRSVAVGFGLPIVQMFPHSLTGPIIWGAAVIKGGNEQLAEDFLNYCLEHIDEFKKYGWSPA; translated from the coding sequence GTGCGGAAGGTACCGATCGCAATAGGAATACTGGCGGTCGTAGTGATCGCGGCAGCCGCCGGCTACTACTACACGTCCTCGAACCAGCTCACGGTGTTCGCTGCTGCGAGCCTGAAGAAGCCCCTAACTAAGCTCGCGAAGCAGTACGAAAAGGAGAAAGGCGTCAAGGTAGCCCTCAACTTCGGTCCGTCCGGAGGACTGACGGCACAGATACTACAAGGACAGAAGTGTGACCTGTTCTTCTCCGCGGATTGGAAGTACGTGGTCAAGCTCCAGAAGGCCGGTAAAACAGCGAAGACCAAGAAGTTCCTGAAGGACTACCTCGTTCTGGTGGTATCCAAGACGGGCGAGAAGAAGGGCATCAAGAGCGTCAAGGACATCACGAAGCCAGGCGTCACGGTCGCCGTGGCCGACCCGAAGGCACCGGTCGGTGAGTACACCCAGCGCGCGCTGGAGAAGCTCGGGATCTGGGACAAGATCGTGAAGAACGGTAACCTGAAGGCCAGGCCGGGTACCGTCAACCAGGTCGCTACGATGGTGAAGAATGACCAGATCGACGCCGGTTTCGTCTACCGGAGCGTGGCAGTCGGCTTCGGTCTGCCGATCGTGCAGATGTTCCCGCACTCCCTGACGGGGCCGATCATCTGGGGAGCCGCCGTCATCAAGGGAGGTAACGAACAGCTCGCGGAGGACTTCCTGAACTACTGTCTCGAGCACATCGACGAGTTCAAGAAGTACGGGTGGAGTCCGGCATGA
- a CDS encoding ABC transporter permease, translating to MIGRYEILSTLFPPLFFIFIVFPLVALVLNLTPQGIAEAFSDPYFWSATFNTILCAVAAAAAGVIIAIGFGYYHLFKRDSVIYRVADFLNDLPIALPHTVAGLALLLAFGRNYFGWLGENGLAFTLIAVVLAMLFVSYPLAARAVQAGVEELGRELVDVARTLGDEPPKAYVRVVVPALQEALLGGFLLGFSRSLSEFAAVIMFGGNLPGRTQVLASYVFTRAESGDLEVAVAASVFCMVLSLTMVALVRSVTGGLRRAEG from the coding sequence ATGATCGGGAGGTACGAGATCCTGAGCACCCTGTTCCCTCCTCTATTCTTCATATTCATAGTGTTCCCGCTGGTAGCGCTGGTCCTGAACCTAACGCCCCAGGGAATCGCGGAGGCCTTCAGTGACCCCTACTTCTGGTCTGCCACGTTCAACACGATACTCTGCGCCGTCGCAGCCGCCGCCGCGGGTGTGATAATCGCGATAGGGTTCGGTTACTATCATCTGTTCAAGCGAGACTCGGTGATCTACAGGGTGGCGGACTTCCTCAACGACCTGCCCATCGCCCTGCCGCACACCGTGGCCGGACTCGCGCTACTGCTGGCGTTCGGTCGCAACTACTTCGGATGGCTGGGGGAGAACGGGCTCGCGTTCACCCTGATCGCCGTAGTCCTCGCCATGCTCTTCGTGTCGTACCCGCTAGCGGCCAGGGCCGTACAGGCGGGTGTCGAGGAGCTAGGACGTGAGCTCGTGGACGTCGCCCGTACGCTCGGTGACGAACCGCCCAAAGCCTACGTACGGGTGGTCGTGCCGGCCCTGCAGGAGGCACTGCTTGGCGGCTTCCTCCTGGGGTTCTCCCGATCCCTGAGCGAGTTCGCCGCGGTGATCATGTTCGGAGGTAACCTTCCCGGTAGGACCCAGGTACTCGCATCATACGTGTTCACCCGGGCGGAGTCCGGAGATCTAGAGGTCGCCGTCGCCGCCAGCGTGTTCTGCATGGTCCTGTCGCTGACCATGGTCGCGTTAGTGCGCTCGGTGACCGGGGGACTTCGCCGTGCTGAGGGTTGA
- a CDS encoding ABC transporter ATP-binding protein has protein sequence MLRVEGVKFSYGDREVLRGVDLEVEPGEVRVLFGPNGSGKSTLLKIVAGILRPDEGRVIIGEEDVTDLPPEERHVGYVPQQPALFPHMTVEDNITYSLQNGRGDPDRLDELVELLGLKEHLDRKPDELSGGYQSRVSLARALFSDPKVMLLDEPLSDVDLAVKAGLVPRFREVLKETGIPALYVTHDPWEAERIGDSFTVLIGGKAVDVNSVDEALEELKRGVESVKA, from the coding sequence GTGCTGAGGGTTGAGGGAGTCAAGTTCTCCTACGGAGACCGGGAAGTCCTACGCGGCGTCGACCTGGAAGTGGAGCCCGGTGAAGTACGGGTGCTCTTCGGTCCCAACGGGAGCGGTAAGTCCACGCTCCTCAAGATCGTCGCCGGTATCCTGAGGCCCGACGAGGGTCGCGTGATCATCGGAGAGGAGGACGTCACTGACCTCCCACCCGAGGAGCGCCACGTGGGGTACGTCCCACAACAGCCCGCGCTGTTCCCCCACATGACCGTCGAGGATAACATCACGTACTCCCTCCAGAACGGTCGCGGCGATCCCGACCGACTGGATGAGCTTGTGGAGCTCCTCGGACTAAAAGAACACCTCGATCGGAAGCCCGACGAGCTCAGCGGCGGGTACCAGAGCCGAGTATCGCTCGCCCGAGCCTTATTCTCCGACCCGAAAGTGATGCTCCTGGACGAGCCCCTCAGCGACGTCGACCTGGCCGTGAAGGCGGGTCTCGTTCCGAGGTTCCGCGAGGTACTGAAGGAGACGGGCATACCCGCCTTATACGTCACGCACGACCCATGGGAAGCCGAGCGTATCGGTGACTCCTTCACCGTTTTAATCGGTGGGAAGGCGGTGGACGTGAACTCCGTAGATGAGGCACTGGAGGAGCTGAAACGGGGTGTGGAAAGTGTCAAAGCGTAA
- a CDS encoding molybdopterin molybdotransferase MoeA: MSKRKYRGFVYTDDLAKPEEFIRFLRRFLSPPEPETVEVGPELSGRVLAEDVRAERPSPPFTRSAMDGYAVRSEDAEPGARLKVVGESRIGEGTDVKVGPGEAVYVDTGAPVPEGADAVIPVEFVERDGDEIIVEEGVDPGDNLDPAGCYVEEGEVLYRSGHLVEPVDVGVMLEHGVEEVDVHRPLRVSIVVTGNELVHRPSELESETQVVDCIGPVLTAELENMGCVEVVGTSLVKDDPGEIRETVEDYADRSDVVLITGGSSVGERDHVKDILDDTFDAFIHGIRARPGRPFGIAAREGTVAFTLPGWPTSCYSTFRVWVVPSLLVLAGADPLVVGFETEATGIKSKREVGVIARVRLTSDGAEGLSRDRSSHFALFRETDGFALVPPGGSERALILPLRGFLNLFDEVERKF, translated from the coding sequence GTGTCAAAGCGTAAGTACAGGGGCTTCGTGTATACGGACGACTTGGCCAAGCCCGAAGAGTTCATCCGGTTCCTACGCCGCTTCCTCTCGCCTCCGGAGCCCGAGACCGTGGAAGTAGGGCCCGAACTCTCGGGACGTGTACTCGCGGAAGACGTCCGTGCGGAGCGCCCCTCTCCACCCTTCACCCGCTCCGCTATGGACGGATACGCCGTGAGATCCGAGGACGCCGAGCCCGGGGCCAGGTTGAAGGTCGTAGGCGAGTCGAGGATAGGAGAAGGTACCGACGTCAAAGTCGGTCCGGGAGAGGCCGTGTACGTCGACACCGGGGCTCCCGTTCCGGAGGGTGCGGACGCCGTCATCCCCGTGGAGTTCGTGGAACGCGACGGTGACGAGATAATCGTGGAAGAAGGCGTCGACCCGGGGGATAACCTGGACCCGGCCGGCTGCTACGTCGAAGAGGGAGAAGTTCTCTACCGATCCGGACACCTCGTCGAGCCCGTGGACGTGGGCGTGATGCTCGAACACGGCGTGGAGGAGGTGGATGTCCACAGGCCCCTGCGGGTCTCGATCGTGGTAACTGGGAACGAGCTCGTCCACCGTCCATCGGAGCTGGAAAGTGAAACACAGGTGGTAGACTGCATCGGTCCCGTGCTCACCGCGGAGCTGGAGAACATGGGCTGCGTCGAGGTAGTGGGAACGAGCTTAGTCAAGGATGATCCGGGAGAGATCCGTGAGACCGTGGAGGATTACGCCGATCGCTCCGATGTGGTTCTGATCACGGGCGGATCCTCGGTGGGGGAGAGGGACCACGTCAAGGACATCCTGGACGACACGTTCGACGCCTTCATCCACGGGATCAGGGCCCGACCCGGACGTCCGTTCGGTATCGCCGCGCGGGAGGGAACAGTCGCCTTCACCCTGCCCGGGTGGCCCACGTCGTGTTATTCTACCTTCCGGGTTTGGGTGGTACCTTCGCTACTCGTGCTGGCCGGAGCGGACCCGTTGGTGGTCGGATTCGAGACCGAAGCCACCGGGATAAAGTCCAAGCGCGAGGTCGGCGTGATAGCACGCGTTCGTTTGACCTCCGACGGCGCCGAAGGATTGTCTCGGGACCGTTCCAGTCACTTCGCGCTGTTTCGGGAGACCGACGGCTTCGCCCTAGTTCCTCCTGGAGGCTCGGAGCGTGCTCTGATTCTCCCGCTGCGCGGGTTCCTCAACTTGTTCGATGAGGTAGAACGCAAGTTCTGA
- a CDS encoding ATP-binding protein, whose protein sequence is MVKIVIHEERCHGCGNCVIACPVNACNSPNVWGGKGPEDGEDVVIKVVNGTVSVINEDLCEACMTCELACPVDAIEIKT, encoded by the coding sequence TTGGTAAAGATAGTCATTCACGAGGAACGTTGTCACGGATGCGGTAACTGCGTGATCGCTTGCCCGGTCAACGCTTGTAATTCCCCTAACGTATGGGGCGGAAAGGGTCCCGAAGACGGTGAAGATGTAGTGATCAAGGTCGTGAACGGGACGGTCTCGGTGATTAACGAGGACCTGTGCGAAGCGTGCATGACCTGCGAACTCGCCTGCCCCGTGGACGCTATCGAGATCAAAACGTAG
- the fwdD gene encoding tungsten-dependent formylmethanofuran dehydrogenase subunit FwdD has protein sequence MAEFTLLTGRTIWQGEAIETDKAGEIYPNATAICYFNPKDMSELGISEGDPVKVKSKYGEVIVRAKAADTDVPPRGIVFIPMGPWANKVVDPNTKSTGMPGFKGIKVEIEPTDEEPIEDMSEFMRSEYLSE, from the coding sequence ATGGCCGAATTCACCCTGCTCACGGGTCGAACGATCTGGCAGGGTGAAGCTATCGAAACCGACAAGGCGGGCGAGATCTACCCCAACGCCACCGCCATCTGTTACTTCAATCCTAAGGACATGAGTGAGCTCGGCATCAGCGAGGGTGACCCCGTTAAGGTCAAGTCCAAATACGGCGAAGTAATCGTACGGGCTAAAGCCGCGGACACCGACGTGCCACCTCGCGGTATAGTTTTCATTCCGATGGGCCCCTGGGCCAATAAAGTCGTGGATCCGAACACCAAGAGTACGGGAATGCCCGGCTTCAAGGGGATAAAGGTCGAGATAGAACCTACTGACGAAGAGCCGATCGAAGACATGTCTGAATTCATGCGCTCCGAGTATCTCTCCGAATAA
- a CDS encoding formylmethanofuran dehydrogenase subunit B — translation MARKVIKDVVCPFCGTLCDDLEVVVEDGEIVEVRHACRIGAAKFLTAQEDHRHTEPMIKENGEWKKIDYEDAAEETAKMLVEAKLPVLYGWSATLVEAQEKGVELAELVGGIIDNTASVUHGPSVLGLQDVGVPSCTLGEVKNRADTVIYWGSNPMHAHPRHMSRYTAFTRGFFRPKGREDRTIIVVDPRKTATARLADVYIRVRPNEDYELISALRAAVHGIEIEREEVAGVPTEQIYEVADLIKEASFGTLFWAMGLTMSRGRHRNIDNAICLIKDLNEYTKWTLIMMRGHYNVTGFNEVLAWTTGYPYAVDFSRGYPRYNPGETSTVDLLTRGEVDAMMVIASDPGAHFPRKAVEHMARIPLVCVDPHWTPTAELADLYVPVTIAGIEWEGTAYRMDSVPIRMRKVVEPPESMLNDVEFLEMVIEKVEEM, via the coding sequence GTGGCGAGGAAAGTGATCAAGGATGTGGTCTGTCCGTTCTGTGGTACGCTGTGTGATGATCTAGAGGTGGTCGTGGAGGACGGTGAGATCGTGGAGGTACGGCATGCTTGTAGGATCGGTGCTGCGAAGTTCTTGACGGCGCAGGAGGATCATCGTCACACCGAGCCGATGATCAAAGAGAACGGAGAATGGAAGAAAATCGACTACGAAGACGCCGCAGAAGAGACCGCGAAGATGCTGGTAGAAGCTAAACTACCCGTACTCTACGGTTGGTCGGCGACGCTCGTAGAGGCGCAAGAGAAGGGTGTTGAACTGGCCGAGCTCGTCGGTGGAATCATCGACAACACGGCTTCGGTGTGACACGGACCTTCGGTACTGGGACTGCAGGACGTCGGTGTACCCAGCTGCACGCTAGGTGAGGTGAAGAACAGGGCGGACACGGTGATCTACTGGGGCAGTAACCCGATGCACGCTCACCCGCGGCACATGAGCCGTTACACCGCCTTCACCCGCGGCTTCTTCCGACCGAAGGGTCGTGAGGATCGTACTATCATCGTCGTGGACCCGCGGAAGACCGCGACGGCGCGTCTAGCCGACGTGTACATCCGCGTCCGCCCTAACGAGGACTATGAGCTGATCAGCGCGCTCCGGGCGGCTGTTCACGGGATCGAGATCGAGCGCGAGGAGGTCGCCGGAGTGCCGACGGAGCAGATCTACGAGGTCGCTGACCTGATCAAGGAGGCCAGCTTCGGCACACTGTTCTGGGCGATGGGTCTAACGATGTCCCGGGGTCGTCATCGGAACATCGACAACGCGATCTGTCTGATCAAGGACCTGAACGAGTACACGAAGTGGACGCTGATCATGATGCGAGGCCACTACAACGTGACCGGGTTCAACGAGGTACTGGCGTGGACGACCGGATACCCGTACGCCGTGGACTTCAGCCGTGGGTACCCGCGGTACAACCCGGGTGAGACGAGCACCGTGGACCTACTAACCCGCGGCGAGGTCGACGCCATGATGGTCATTGCCAGTGATCCGGGTGCGCACTTCCCGCGGAAGGCTGTGGAGCACATGGCTAGGATCCCGCTCGTGTGCGTGGACCCGCACTGGACGCCGACCGCCGAACTCGCTGACCTGTACGTGCCCGTAACCATCGCCGGCATCGAATGGGAAGGCACCGCCTACCGAATGGACTCAGTACCCATCAGGATGCGCAAGGTCGTCGAACCACCCGAAAGCATGCTCAACGACGTAGAATTCCTCGAAATGGTCATAGAAAAGGTCGAGGAGATGTAA
- a CDS encoding formylmethanofuran dehydrogenase subunit A: MAKELLIKNACVYDPLNGIEGEVMDIGVKDGKIVDPSEVDESKAKVIDAEGRLTMAGGVDIHAHVAGPKVNVGRIFRPEDSRRLQVAIKKLGTRSGTGFSVPSTTITGYLYAQMGYTTVMEAATPPLLTRHTHEEIRDTPILDEGAYTLMANNWILYEYIKEGELEKAAAYAAWLLRATKGFVIKMVNPGGTEAWGWGENVHSLDDPVPYFEITPAEIYQNYVKINEMLGLPHSIHIHPNLLGEPGNYEITTDSWDVIKKTGVEPNPEIGEREQVVHNTHVQFHSYGGDSWPTFESKAEEVAKYLNKNDHVTVDLGAVTLDETTTMTADGPLEWELQELTGFKWANYDVELETGSGVVPFIYSPKNPVHSVQWAIGLEIALLTENPWQVVISTDHPNAGPFIRYPRIIAWLMSEPYREEWIENVHPWVGQRAAIATIDREYTWTDITITTRAAPAKMLGLSDRIGHLGEGAYAHIAIYDIKPDEVDPSRDYEEVEKAMEQAWLVVKDGEIVVQEGVVVNEPVGRTYWVDVKVPEDLLEEVKKDLETKFRRYYSVNLGNYQVQDVYIPKEERIVIDARDRLS; encoded by the coding sequence TTGGCCAAAGAACTTCTGATCAAGAACGCCTGCGTGTACGACCCCCTCAACGGGATCGAAGGCGAGGTTATGGACATCGGGGTGAAGGACGGTAAGATCGTCGACCCTTCCGAAGTCGACGAGTCCAAGGCGAAGGTTATCGACGCGGAAGGTCGCCTGACAATGGCCGGAGGTGTCGACATCCACGCGCACGTGGCCGGTCCGAAGGTCAACGTGGGTCGTATATTCAGACCCGAGGACAGCCGCCGCCTCCAGGTGGCGATCAAGAAGCTCGGAACGCGTTCGGGTACTGGATTTTCGGTCCCGTCGACCACGATCACGGGGTACCTGTACGCCCAGATGGGATACACCACCGTGATGGAAGCCGCCACCCCGCCGCTGCTGACCAGACACACCCACGAGGAGATCAGGGACACTCCGATCCTGGACGAAGGCGCGTACACGCTGATGGCCAACAACTGGATCCTGTACGAGTACATCAAGGAAGGCGAACTCGAAAAGGCGGCCGCGTACGCCGCCTGGTTGCTCCGAGCGACCAAGGGTTTTGTGATAAAGATGGTGAACCCCGGCGGTACCGAGGCCTGGGGATGGGGTGAGAACGTCCACAGTCTGGACGATCCCGTACCCTACTTCGAGATCACCCCGGCCGAGATCTACCAGAACTACGTCAAGATCAACGAGATGCTGGGTCTACCACACTCGATTCACATCCACCCGAACCTCCTCGGTGAGCCCGGTAACTACGAGATCACGACGGACAGCTGGGACGTGATCAAGAAGACGGGTGTGGAGCCGAACCCCGAGATAGGTGAACGTGAGCAGGTCGTGCACAACACGCACGTACAGTTCCACTCGTACGGCGGTGACTCTTGGCCGACGTTCGAGTCGAAGGCCGAGGAGGTCGCGAAATACCTGAACAAGAACGACCACGTGACGGTCGACCTGGGTGCGGTCACCCTGGACGAGACCACGACCATGACCGCCGACGGTCCGCTCGAGTGGGAGCTGCAGGAGCTGACGGGCTTCAAGTGGGCGAACTACGACGTCGAGCTTGAGACGGGATCGGGCGTGGTACCGTTCATCTACAGTCCGAAGAACCCCGTGCACTCGGTTCAGTGGGCTATCGGTCTGGAGATCGCGCTTCTAACCGAGAATCCATGGCAGGTCGTGATCTCGACGGACCACCCGAACGCGGGCCCGTTCATCCGGTACCCGAGGATCATCGCGTGGCTGATGAGCGAACCGTACCGTGAGGAGTGGATCGAAAACGTACACCCGTGGGTGGGCCAGCGCGCGGCGATCGCGACCATCGACCGCGAATACACATGGACCGACATCACGATCACGACTCGGGCCGCCCCGGCGAAGATGTTGGGTCTCTCGGACCGTATCGGACACCTGGGTGAGGGCGCTTACGCGCACATCGCCATCTACGACATCAAACCCGACGAGGTGGATCCCTCGCGGGACTACGAGGAAGTGGAGAAGGCCATGGAGCAGGCGTGGCTCGTAGTGAAGGACGGAGAGATCGTAGTTCAGGAAGGTGTAGTGGTGAACGAACCCGTCGGGCGTACTTACTGGGTCGACGTTAAGGTTCCGGAGGATCTGCTCGAGGAAGTCAAGAAGGACCTTGAGACGAAGTTCCGGCGCTACTACTCCGTGAACCTGGGCAACTACCAGGTCCAGGACGTGTACATCCCGAAGGAGGAGCGAATCGTAATCGACGCCCGCGATCGCCTCTCGTAA
- a CDS encoding formylmethanofuran dehydrogenase subunit C produces MKEVVLTPKGEPDVPLEAEVICPDEFAGKSEGEIEALKIYEGNSTVELGEYFDVEGDAGDSPGDTRIVIEGDVPWVKLIGYRMSAGEILVKGDVGRHAGAEMKGGKLIVEGDADDWLGREMKGGEITVHGNAGNYVGSTYRGEWRGMSGGRILVKGDAGDEIGEWMSDGKIIVEGDAGIMIGIHMQGGTIIVRGDVGVRPGAQMEGGTVVVCGRAEDILPSFRYEGLKEDPVEEATGTFHLFTGDYANGPKVEGELYLSTALNEVPR; encoded by the coding sequence TTGAAAGAGGTCGTGTTGACGCCGAAAGGAGAACCGGACGTACCGCTCGAGGCCGAAGTTATATGCCCGGACGAGTTCGCGGGTAAGTCCGAGGGCGAGATCGAGGCGCTGAAAATCTACGAAGGTAACTCGACCGTCGAGCTCGGCGAGTACTTCGACGTGGAAGGGGATGCGGGCGACTCGCCCGGGGACACCAGGATCGTGATCGAAGGGGACGTACCCTGGGTCAAGCTAATCGGGTACAGGATGAGCGCCGGTGAGATTCTGGTTAAGGGAGATGTCGGCCGACATGCGGGCGCCGAGATGAAAGGAGGCAAGCTGATCGTGGAGGGGGACGCCGACGACTGGCTCGGTCGGGAGATGAAGGGTGGAGAGATCACGGTGCACGGAAACGCCGGGAACTACGTGGGTTCCACGTATCGAGGTGAGTGGCGCGGGATGAGCGGTGGCCGTATCCTGGTGAAAGGGGACGCCGGCGACGAGATCGGAGAGTGGATGTCCGACGGGAAGATCATAGTGGAGGGAGACGCGGGCATCATGATAGGAATTCACATGCAGGGAGGCACCATCATCGTGAGAGGAGACGTCGGAGTGCGTCCCGGCGCCCAGATGGAGGGAGGAACCGTCGTCGTCTGCGGCCGCGCCGAGGACATTCTGCCCAGCTTCCGATACGAGGGACTCAAGGAGGACCCCGTGGAAGAAGCGACCGGGACCTTCCACCTGTTCACGGGCGACTACGCCAACGGGCCCAAGGTCGAGGGCGAACTGTACTTGAGCACGGCGCTCAACGAGGTGCCGAGGTAA
- a CDS encoding DUF2097 domain-containing protein, with amino-acid sequence MKTLRMSPEELLEYFRKEVEEGDRLELNYAFVHIPGEVVKITRYRLHLYVESEVAPGIRRYDLEEICSMMLEVIHEPKEGKPVKIVVEGADESPGIGIL; translated from the coding sequence GTGAAGACACTCCGGATGTCCCCCGAAGAGCTACTGGAGTACTTTCGGAAAGAGGTCGAGGAGGGAGATCGATTAGAGCTTAACTACGCGTTCGTACACATACCCGGCGAGGTCGTTAAAATCACGAGGTACCGCCTCCATCTGTACGTCGAGTCTGAGGTAGCCCCCGGGATTCGACGCTACGATCTGGAGGAGATATGCTCGATGATGCTGGAAGTAATCCACGAGCCCAAGGAAGGGAAACCGGTTAAGATCGTCGTCGAGGGGGCCGACGAGAGTCCGGGCATAGGTATCCTCTAA